GATCTAAATCTGCCAGTGCACCGTCGGCATTGCGCCGCAGCACCCGCACCGCCGCCCGGTTGCAGTACGCCGCTGCGGGCGTGTTGCCATCGCTAAAAGCCGTTCGGTAGCGCCGGAGGGAAGCAAAAATCGCCGCATCCGTCACCACATTTCTGGGAGCCTTCGTCTCTATCACCTTTGAAAACGCTGCCTCTGCCGCCTCCAACTCACTCTTGGCCGCAAGTGAAATCCCATCGTCGGCTATAGTAGCGGTAAGGGCAAGGGAATAAAAAATCGGAATCACGAGTGTACTCCTCCTGAAAAATCACCAAAATTCGTTGCCCCCGTTTGAGCGACTAGAGTTACTCAAACGGAGGCAACGAATTTTATCTACCACTTACAGACACGGATACAAAAGCGCTTACCACAGACCCAAACACACCATTTAGGGCCGCTGGTAACGCTACAGCAGGATGGGCCTTGTTCGGCACTTCCTTCAGTTGCTTGTTCCACTTTGATGGTGAACTCGTTGGACATCCGTGCATTAGGGTTTGCTTTTGAAATCGCTTTGGTAATCACATCCGGGGACTTCGCTGCTCTACTTGCCCAATCAGGATCACTATTAACTTTTTTAACAACAGCGGCAACTTCTGGGCTCGCTGCAAAAGCTGAGGCAGAAGTCATATCCCTGCGCCACTCTTCCAGCTCCCGTGACGTTGCTGGAATTAGATCTGATTTTGAGGGTTGTGGAGCAACTCCCTGCCGAGCAAATACCATAGGAAGCGTAGATAGAATGCTGATTGCTGCTATCCCGCAAATAACAAGTTTTCGGTTCATCTTTATCTTTCTTTAATTTCCCCAATGGGGAGCGAAACCAGTGAGCCACTATTGACTCGGGTTATGTAGAGGGATTGATTCCCAATACACTTGGTGTTATGCAGGTAATCTGCAAAAAAAGTGTCCAGAACAGAAACCAGAGGGATCTCCCATGTGGTAGTCCGAGAAAAAAGCAGTAGGATTAACAAGTACTGAACAGAGAGGTGTACAATAATGACTATAGACAGTAGTAGTACCTATTAGGTGCTATTTATTTCAGACATGTAGATTAATGAAGCGATTTTAACATTGTTAATTGGATTGTGACAGCCCTAAATAGGTGCAATCTAGTGTTGGTCAGATTTTATGTCGATCCATTTTTCAGAAATGGCTTTCATTATTGCCTCTGAGCGGCTTTTTGTTCCGAGTGCGAGATTGATGCGATAAAAGAGGCTCTTGATGGTTTCCTCAGGGCAACCGCGATGACTTGCCAGAAGTTTATTGTTCGTGGTGCCAAGAGCCACGGCATCTTGGAGTAGCCGCAACATGGCGGGGGAGAGTGGGCAAGCGGAAGGGGCTTGTTTGAGGGCTTCTGGCTCGATCACCTCTCCATTATAGTGAGGGGATCGGAAGAGGGATAGACACGAAGGGGGGCATTTAAAGAGAGTGTGCCTGAGCGACCTTGCTCGGGGACACCGTGCTCCGTAGCGCTAGCTTTTTGCTTGCTGGCTCAGCTTTGCCCAGGAGGCGCTGCTTGGGGTGGTCTGGGGGAGCTCTGACAGTTGGCAGGTCTCGGTGGGGAAGGTGTAGACACTCCCGTGGTGCAGGCGGGTGTGCCACCACTGCGCCGCGGCAGGATTGTGCGCCGCCAGGAGCCTGACTGCCTCGGGGCCGTCGATGCGGTACCCCTCTTGTGCCGACCCACTCTGGTGCTTTCTCAGGGGGAGCTCTAACCCCACCCACGCTTGCCGAAGCGCCTCAGGTTCCTCGCCGGGGGGCGGAGCGACCACGCGAAAGGTCCCCACGGTACGTGTCTCTGAGCCTAGGAGCACAAGCCCCGCCGCAACTGCGGTGAGAAAGCCGAGGCTGGCGCAGAGAATCGACGAAGAGCTGCCGTAGGTAACTGCCTCCCCACTTTGAGCAAGGCAAGGGAGGGAGAGAGAGGTAAGGGCGAGGGTGAAAAATAATCGCATAGTTGAGGTCCGAGCTTGATCTTCGTTCAGGAGGGAATTTATCCGTAGAGACGGAGCCTCACTTTGGAGGAAAACCTAGTGAATTTTGTAGGTTATTTTTGTAGATCGGGTACTCTGGAGCTACAATGACTGTCTCAAATCCTCTCTGCCCAGGGGCCGATCCTTGGGTGATCCACCACGATGGCCAGTTTATTCTGTGCCAGAGCCACCACCACGGGGTGGCAATTCGGCGGGCGGGAACACTGATGGGGCTCGCAAAGGCGACCCCCGAGCCGCTCTGGAAGGCACCGGAGACGGGGCCATTCTCGAAAGAGATCTGGGCACCCGAGCTCCACTACCACGAGGGGCGCTGGTATATCTATGTCGCGGCCGACGACGGAGACAATGCCAACCACCGGATGATTGTCCTGCGCTCCGAGAGCCTACGGGGGCCGTATGCGCTGGTGGGGAAGCTGGCACTGACCCCGGACCGCTGGGCGATCGACGGGACCCTCTTCGTGCACCCCAAGACCAAGCGCCTCTACTTTCTCTGGTCGGGGTGGGAGGGGACGGAGAATGTGGCGCAGCACCTCTACATCTGCCCCATGGCCGATCCCGTCACCCCCAGCGGCGAGCGCGTGCGGATCTCATCGCCGGAGCTGGAGTGGGAGAAGCGTGGCAGCGGCGGGCCGGGCAAGCTCCCGGCGATCAACGAGGGGCCGCAGGTGCTGACACGCAACGGGACGGTCCATGTGATCTACTCGGCGGCGGGCTCGTGGTGCGATGACTACTGCCTGGGGCGCCTGACGCTGGCCCCTGGCGGCGATCCGCTGGAGGCGAGCGCCTGGAAGAAGCACCCGGAGCCCGTTTTTGCCAAGACCGAGGCGATCTTTGGCCCGGGCCACTGCTCGTTTGTGGGGGAGACCCTTGTCTACCACTCCGCGCGCCACTCCGGCTCGGGCTGGGACCGGGTGATCCGCGCCCAGCCCTTCACGTGGAAGGGCGATATCCCCGAGTTTGGCAAGCCGCTCTAGTGCGTCCAGATCAAAGCTTACGGAGGAAGTTTTCATGCGTACTTTTCTAGTTGCTCTTGTCGCACTGTGGGGAGCAGCGTTGCCCAGCTTTGCGCAAGGGGGAATGATGGGAGGTGGCTTTGGCGGCGTCAGTGGGCGCCCCCTAGATACGGATCTGACCACCGCCACCAGCATTCTCACACCGGGCCAGCAGAGCGAGTGGGCGTTCACGATGAAAGAGGGGGAGACGATTATCGCAGCGGCGACCACCACCAACTTCGACCCGGCGATCCAGATCGTGGACAAAGAGGGCAAGGTGCTGGGCGAAAACGACGATGTCCGGCTGGGCGTACAAGATGCGCTCTTGGTCTACCGGTTTGCCAAAGCGGGCTCGTATAAGCTGCTCGTGAAGGCCTTTAAGGGCGCGGGCGGTGGGCAGTTTAAGCTCACTCTTCGTCGGTTTGTCGCGACAGACATTAAAGTCGGGGCGCGGACGACGAGTCCGCCGGGGGGCAAATCGGTGCAGTTCTACCGGTTCTCCGCCGAAGCGGGGCAGACACTTCTGATCCGCAATGCCCCGGAGCTCTCCGTGTTCTCCCCGACCGGCGAGAGCGTTGCCCTCGGTAGCTCTCTGCAGGAGCAAGTCGCACGCACCCTTGCCTCGTTTCGCACCCCAGCCAAGGGCGACTACTACCTGCGCGCGGTCTCGACACGGCCCTATGCCTTTACGGTCGCCGCCGCACGGGTCGCGCCCCTCACGCTAGGGCAGGCCCCCGTGGCGCGTAAGCTGGGAGCAGGTGGGGTTGATATCTGGACCTTTCAAGGGACGGAGGGCGACTTTATCCGACTCCATGCCAAGGCAGAGGGCACCATGATCTATGCCCAGCTCGCGGCCATTCCGACACCCGACAGTGACGACACAGATACGCGGGAGGCGATTGCGCTTTTTGAGGTGGGCGAAAAGACCGAGGGCGAGCTCGTGGCACTCCTGCGTAAGACGGGCACCTATGAGCTGACTCTGGCACAGCCGCTCGGGCTGGAGACGGACTACACACTCACCACCACTAAGACCGTGCGTGGCTGGGAGCAAAAAGCGCCGCTAAAAGAGACACTTGCTCTCGGGGGAACGGACTACTACGCCATCGACGGCAAGGC
This genomic interval from Armatimonas rosea contains the following:
- a CDS encoding PPC domain-containing protein; this translates as MRTFLVALVALWGAALPSFAQGGMMGGGFGGVSGRPLDTDLTTATSILTPGQQSEWAFTMKEGETIIAAATTTNFDPAIQIVDKEGKVLGENDDVRLGVQDALLVYRFAKAGSYKLLVKAFKGAGGGQFKLTLRRFVATDIKVGARTTSPPGGKSVQFYRFSAEAGQTLLIRNAPELSVFSPTGESVALGSSLQEQVARTLASFRTPAKGDYYLRAVSTRPYAFTVAAARVAPLTLGQAPVARKLGAGGVDIWTFQGTEGDFIRLHAKAEGTMIYAQLAAIPTPDSDDTDTREAIALFEVGEKTEGELVALLRKTGTYELTLAQPLGLETDYTLTTTKTVRGWEQKAPLKETLALGGTDYYAIDGKAGELLRLEGLSEQFDIELELYNLRGEKLTSNDDGGKGRNALLTALLSQTGKYLLRVNCVGNGGSGAYQLQRAPDPVRPLKLGERGIGTLSAEGTEIWSFTGKPSQALILSVRLPDFDTSVRIFGPDGIELAARDQGDSTSTLFGLTFPLEGTYTIWVSSKSGAGKYTLRLIEAD
- a CDS encoding glycoside hydrolase family 43 protein encodes the protein MTVSNPLCPGADPWVIHHDGQFILCQSHHHGVAIRRAGTLMGLAKATPEPLWKAPETGPFSKEIWAPELHYHEGRWYIYVAADDGDNANHRMIVLRSESLRGPYALVGKLALTPDRWAIDGTLFVHPKTKRLYFLWSGWEGTENVAQHLYICPMADPVTPSGERVRISSPELEWEKRGSGGPGKLPAINEGPQVLTRNGTVHVIYSAAGSWCDDYCLGRLTLAPGGDPLEASAWKKHPEPVFAKTEAIFGPGHCSFVGETLVYHSARHSGSGWDRVIRAQPFTWKGDIPEFGKPL